A window from Akkermansia muciniphila encodes these proteins:
- a CDS encoding cyclophilin-like fold protein: MNITIKAGEKEIAATLQDNAAARDFVARLPLTLTLEDYGDTEKISPLPGKLSTAGAPAMGKPFRGAIAYYAPWGNLCIFRKAFEPSRGLVILGSVDGEGMKALDVSGKIRVTIDVKR; the protein is encoded by the coding sequence ATGAATATTACGATTAAAGCAGGAGAAAAGGAAATTGCCGCCACTCTTCAGGACAATGCCGCCGCCAGGGATTTCGTGGCCCGGCTTCCCCTGACGCTGACGCTGGAGGATTACGGCGATACCGAGAAGATCAGCCCTCTGCCCGGCAAGTTGTCCACTGCCGGGGCTCCGGCCATGGGGAAGCCCTTCCGGGGGGCCATCGCCTATTACGCCCCGTGGGGCAATTTGTGCATTTTCAGGAAGGCCTTCGAGCCGTCCCGCGGCCTGGTGATTCTGGGGAGCGTGGACGGGGAAGGGATGAAGGCGCTGGATGTTTCCGGAAAGATCCGCGTGACCATTGACGTGAAACGCTGA
- a CDS encoding MalY/PatB family protein — MKYDFDTVVPRRGTNSYKWDSMPRADILPMWVADMDFRTAPAVTEAIRKRAEHGIFGYTRVPDSYYEAVMNWFERRHGWKISPEWIIYTTGVVPALSAIIRALTAPGDKVLVQTPVYNCFFSSIRNNGCVAETSPLKYENGRYALDAEDLEQKAADPAVKLLLLCNPHNPAGRVWMRPELEKIADICRRNGVLVVADEIHCELTYPGHPYMPFASLSEEALLHSVTCISPSKAFNLAGIQIANIVAADEEVRRKIDKAININEVCDVNSFAVDALEAAYNGGEDWLEELKLYLYGNYETLRDMLGERLPQLRVLPLEGTYLVWIDCSALGLSSAEIVRLLEEEGRVLVNGGEMYGESEGCFIRLNIACPRKLLIEGVERICRTLGGRVSGT; from the coding sequence ATGAAGTACGATTTTGACACCGTTGTGCCGCGCCGGGGAACGAATTCCTACAAGTGGGATTCCATGCCCCGGGCGGACATTCTGCCCATGTGGGTGGCGGACATGGATTTCCGCACGGCTCCGGCGGTGACGGAAGCCATCCGGAAGAGGGCCGAACACGGCATTTTCGGCTACACGCGGGTTCCGGATTCCTATTATGAGGCGGTCATGAACTGGTTTGAACGCCGCCACGGCTGGAAGATCAGTCCGGAGTGGATTATTTACACCACGGGGGTGGTGCCCGCGCTGTCCGCCATCATCCGGGCCCTGACGGCTCCGGGGGACAAGGTGCTGGTGCAGACGCCCGTGTACAATTGCTTTTTTTCCTCCATCCGCAATAACGGGTGCGTGGCGGAAACCAGCCCGCTGAAGTACGAGAACGGGAGGTACGCGCTTGACGCGGAGGACCTGGAGCAGAAGGCGGCGGATCCCGCCGTCAAGCTCCTGCTCCTGTGCAATCCCCACAATCCCGCCGGGCGCGTCTGGATGAGGCCGGAGCTGGAGAAGATCGCGGATATCTGCCGGAGAAACGGCGTGCTGGTGGTGGCGGATGAGATTCATTGCGAGCTGACGTATCCCGGCCATCCCTACATGCCGTTCGCCTCCCTTTCGGAGGAGGCCCTGCTCCATTCCGTCACCTGCATTTCCCCCAGCAAGGCCTTTAATCTGGCGGGCATCCAGATCGCCAATATCGTCGCGGCGGATGAGGAGGTTCGGAGGAAGATTGACAAGGCCATCAACATCAACGAGGTGTGCGATGTCAATTCCTTCGCCGTGGATGCTCTGGAAGCGGCCTACAACGGCGGAGAGGACTGGCTGGAGGAGCTGAAGCTTTACCTTTACGGGAATTACGAGACGCTCCGGGACATGCTGGGCGAACGCCTGCCGCAGCTCCGCGTGCTGCCGCTGGAGGGAACGTACCTGGTCTGGATAGATTGCTCCGCGCTGGGGCTTTCCTCCGCGGAAATTGTCCGTTTGCTGGAGGAAGAGGGACGGGTGCTCGTCAACGGCGGGGAAATGTACGGGGAATCGGAGGGCTGTTTCATCCGCCTGAACATTGCCTGTCCCCGGAAACTGCTGATTGAGGGGGTGGAAAGAATCTGCCGTACGCTGGGCGGCCGCGTTTCCGGAACATGA
- a CDS encoding metallophosphoesterase, producing the protein MILIFGALLAVYVFCRAILPLRLKWGWKALLSVLLAVAAFKFHLLHLFGGPMFFSPVLPEGVLLAAAWLFSVLFLFFFLLLAADAARLLYLLVLFCLRKKRMERFRIIGNRVNLVLLAFAAVLATVGMAGGTGVPRVKEETISVNHLPDGADGLAVAVLADLHVDGITRADRIRKIVERTNALNPDIVIIAGDFVDGTVPVHGDDLRPLADLKARYGVFGVPGNHEYYSGYEEWMEFLPTLGIRMLHNEHVQTGGGAVVLAGVTDPVAGIMGKEEPDIRKALVGAPEKGVRILASHQPRLAPEAAAHGVDLQVSGHTHGGMIAGIDRLVARFNEGFVSGLYTVGGMKLYVSNGAGIWNGFPIRIGVPSEIVLIRLRKEE; encoded by the coding sequence ATGATACTGATTTTCGGAGCACTGCTGGCGGTTTACGTTTTCTGCCGCGCCATTCTGCCGCTTAGGTTGAAATGGGGCTGGAAGGCCCTGCTTTCTGTCCTTCTGGCGGTGGCGGCGTTCAAATTCCATCTGCTGCATTTGTTCGGCGGCCCCATGTTTTTCTCCCCGGTTCTGCCGGAAGGCGTCCTGCTGGCGGCCGCATGGCTGTTCTCCGTGCTTTTCCTGTTCTTTTTCCTGCTGCTGGCGGCGGACGCGGCGCGCCTCCTGTACCTGCTGGTTCTGTTCTGCCTGCGGAAGAAGAGGATGGAACGGTTCCGCATCATCGGCAACCGGGTGAACCTTGTCCTGCTGGCTTTCGCCGCCGTACTGGCTACCGTGGGGATGGCCGGAGGCACCGGGGTGCCGCGGGTGAAGGAGGAAACGATTTCCGTGAACCATCTGCCGGATGGGGCGGACGGCCTGGCAGTCGCCGTGCTGGCGGACCTTCATGTGGACGGCATCACGCGGGCGGACCGCATCAGGAAAATTGTGGAACGCACGAATGCCCTGAATCCGGACATCGTCATTATTGCCGGGGACTTCGTGGACGGGACGGTTCCCGTGCACGGGGATGATTTGAGGCCGCTTGCGGATTTGAAGGCCAGGTACGGGGTATTCGGCGTGCCGGGCAATCATGAGTATTATTCCGGTTATGAGGAGTGGATGGAGTTCCTGCCCACCCTGGGCATCCGTATGCTTCACAATGAACATGTGCAGACGGGCGGGGGCGCGGTGGTGCTGGCGGGGGTGACGGATCCTGTGGCCGGCATCATGGGGAAGGAGGAGCCGGATATACGCAAGGCGTTGGTGGGAGCCCCGGAAAAGGGGGTGCGCATCCTGGCCTCCCACCAGCCGCGCTTGGCCCCGGAAGCGGCCGCGCACGGCGTGGACCTCCAGGTTTCCGGCCATACGCACGGCGGCATGATTGCCGGCATTGACCGGCTGGTGGCCCGGTTCAACGAGGGCTTTGTGTCCGGATTGTACACGGTGGGGGGTATGAAGCTGTATGTCTCCAACGGGGCGGGGATTTGGAACGGCTTTCCCATCCGCATCGGCGTTCCTTCGGAAATCGTGCTGATCCGGCTCCGGAAAGAGGAATAA
- a CDS encoding DUF418 domain-containing protein codes for MGPVSTRERSVILDALRGLALFGICLANFPEFSLYTFQSPEVVSAMPTAGIDRVVRFLQYVFIDGKFYSLFSLLFGIGFSIMMSHSMEKGRDGIAVFYRRMGLLALIGLLHLMLLWSGDILLLYALAGLLLPLFRNVPDRKLLAIAAALVFCPVLMDALKVFSGYRFDLAAPVGGAVRYFNGLSGITDANFGRWLVDGEHYSDVLKFTLSGAFIRVQELLESNRVFKVLGLFLLGLYVGRNGIYANLERRRTLLKRVCRCGFLAGLPLSFLYAAHALHLLGGGPVAGAFLYAVSVIPLSLAYVSVFCLWFLRRKDASLFRALAAPGRMALTNYIGQSVLGIVLFYGIGFRLGARLGLAQVELVAASVFLFQALFSRVWLKFCLFGPLEWGWRMLTYGKRLRLFRKTPVFPGRKAAPFNK; via the coding sequence ATGGGACCCGTCAGCACGCGGGAGCGTTCCGTGATTCTGGACGCCTTGAGGGGACTGGCGCTTTTCGGCATCTGCCTGGCGAATTTTCCAGAGTTTTCCCTGTACACGTTCCAGAGTCCGGAGGTTGTTTCCGCCATGCCCACCGCCGGAATCGACCGGGTGGTCCGCTTCCTCCAGTACGTGTTTATTGACGGCAAGTTTTACAGCCTGTTTTCCCTGTTGTTCGGCATCGGCTTTTCCATCATGATGTCCCATTCCATGGAGAAGGGGCGCGACGGCATCGCCGTTTTTTACCGCAGGATGGGCCTTCTGGCCCTGATCGGGCTGCTGCACCTGATGCTCCTGTGGAGCGGGGACATCCTGCTTCTGTATGCGCTGGCCGGCCTGCTGCTGCCGCTGTTCCGGAATGTGCCGGACAGAAAGCTGCTGGCGATTGCCGCCGCGCTTGTTTTCTGCCCCGTTCTCATGGATGCCCTGAAGGTTTTTTCAGGCTACCGGTTTGACCTCGCCGCCCCGGTGGGGGGCGCAGTACGGTATTTCAACGGCCTCAGCGGGATTACGGACGCGAATTTCGGCAGATGGCTGGTGGACGGGGAACATTATTCCGACGTTCTGAAGTTCACCCTGTCCGGGGCGTTCATCCGCGTCCAGGAGCTGCTGGAGAGCAACCGCGTCTTCAAGGTGCTGGGCTTGTTCCTGCTGGGGCTGTATGTGGGAAGGAACGGAATTTATGCGAATCTGGAGAGGCGGCGGACGCTGTTGAAGAGGGTATGCCGCTGCGGTTTTCTGGCGGGGCTGCCCCTTTCCTTCCTGTACGCCGCCCATGCGCTTCACCTGCTGGGCGGCGGGCCCGTGGCCGGGGCCTTCCTGTATGCCGTCAGCGTTATTCCCCTCAGCCTGGCGTATGTGTCCGTTTTCTGCCTGTGGTTCCTTCGCCGGAAAGACGCTTCCTTGTTCCGGGCGCTGGCGGCTCCCGGGCGGATGGCGCTGACCAATTACATCGGGCAGTCCGTGCTGGGCATCGTCCTGTTTTACGGAATAGGCTTCCGCCTGGGGGCCCGGCTGGGGCTGGCGCAGGTGGAACTGGTAGCTGCCTCCGTCTTCCTGTTCCAGGCGCTGTTCAGCCGCGTCTGGCTGAAGTTCTGCCTGTTCGGCCCCCTGGAATGGGGCTGGCGCATGCTGACGTACGGGAAAAGGCTCCGGTTGTTCCGGAAGACTCCGGTTTTCCCCGGAAGGAAGGCGGCTCCTTTTAACAAGTAA
- a CDS encoding alpha/beta hydrolase: MTGHSFKRFCAAFSACICCAGSLSAENNNANTDRIMNEKLNLTQEWDKVFPKSDKVDHRKVSFRNRYGITLAADLYIPRKAGGKLPAIAVSGPFGAVKEQSSGLYAQTMAERGFLTIAFDPSYTGESGGEPRYVASPDINTEDFSAAVDYLSTRDDVDPERIGIIGICGWGGMAVNAAAIDTRIKAAVASTMYDMSRVNANGYFDAMDADARYELRKQLNAQRTADAKNGSYALAGGVPDPLPDDAPGFVKDYYNYYKTPRGYHKRSLNSNGGWNTTSALSFINMPLLAYSGEIRSAVLMIHGEKAHSRYFSEDAFKKLKGDNKELMIIPGASHVDLYDNQAGVIPFGKIEQFFQEHLK; this comes from the coding sequence ATGACAGGGCATTCATTTAAAAGGTTTTGCGCGGCTTTCTCCGCCTGCATTTGCTGTGCAGGGAGCTTATCTGCTGAAAATAATAACGCCAACACGGACAGGATCATGAACGAAAAACTGAATTTAACGCAGGAATGGGACAAGGTGTTTCCGAAGAGCGACAAGGTAGACCACCGCAAGGTAAGCTTCCGCAACCGCTACGGCATTACGCTGGCCGCGGATTTGTATATCCCCCGGAAGGCTGGCGGAAAGTTGCCGGCTATCGCCGTTTCCGGCCCCTTCGGAGCCGTGAAGGAACAATCTTCCGGGCTCTATGCCCAGACGATGGCCGAGCGCGGTTTTCTAACGATCGCGTTTGATCCCTCGTATACGGGAGAAAGCGGCGGGGAACCCCGTTATGTCGCTTCCCCGGACATCAATACGGAGGATTTCTCCGCCGCCGTCGACTACCTCTCCACACGCGACGACGTGGACCCCGAACGCATCGGAATCATCGGCATTTGCGGGTGGGGCGGCATGGCGGTGAACGCGGCGGCTATCGACACCCGCATCAAGGCGGCGGTAGCGTCCACGATGTACGATATGAGCCGAGTGAACGCCAACGGCTATTTCGACGCGATGGACGCCGACGCCCGTTATGAGCTTCGCAAACAACTGAATGCCCAGCGCACCGCCGATGCAAAAAACGGTTCTTATGCGCTCGCGGGGGGCGTGCCCGATCCCCTGCCCGACGATGCCCCCGGATTCGTGAAGGATTACTACAATTACTATAAGACGCCCCGCGGCTACCACAAGCGTTCGCTCAACTCAAACGGCGGATGGAATACCACCTCCGCGCTCTCGTTCATCAATATGCCCCTCCTGGCGTACAGCGGGGAAATCCGCAGCGCCGTGCTCATGATTCACGGAGAAAAAGCCCATTCACGCTATTTCAGCGAGGATGCCTTCAAGAAATTGAAGGGGGATAACAAGGAGCTGATGATCATTCCCGGCGCGAGCCATGTGGATCTCTATGACAATCAAGCCGGGGTTATTCCTTTCGGCAAAATCGAGCAGTTCTTTCAGGAGCATCTGAAATAA
- a CDS encoding flavodoxin family protein, producing MSKKILIISSSPRKGGNSDLLCDEFMKGARGAGHDVEKVRLAEKRIGYCRGCGVCHDTHACLQKDDMEELLDKLLEADAIVLATPVYFYTLCGQMKTFIDRTVPRYLDIRDKEFYFILAAAEDNRANMERTVECFRGFLDCLEGAVEKGVVYGTGAWKMGGIKGNPAMKQARIMGIGV from the coding sequence ATGAGCAAGAAGATTTTAATCATTTCCTCCAGTCCGCGCAAGGGCGGCAATTCCGACCTCCTGTGCGATGAGTTCATGAAAGGGGCGCGGGGCGCAGGGCATGACGTGGAGAAGGTGCGCCTGGCGGAGAAGCGCATCGGCTATTGCCGCGGCTGCGGCGTGTGCCATGACACCCACGCCTGCCTCCAGAAGGACGATATGGAAGAGTTGCTGGACAAGCTGCTGGAAGCGGATGCCATCGTGCTGGCCACTCCCGTGTATTTTTATACGCTGTGCGGCCAGATGAAGACGTTTATCGACCGCACGGTTCCCCGTTATCTGGACATCCGTGACAAGGAGTTTTATTTCATTCTGGCCGCGGCGGAAGATAACCGGGCCAATATGGAGCGCACCGTGGAGTGCTTCCGCGGTTTTCTGGACTGCCTGGAAGGGGCGGTGGAGAAAGGCGTGGTTTACGGCACCGGGGCCTGGAAGATGGGCGGCATCAAGGGCAATCCGGCCATGAAGCAGGCCAGAATCATGGGGATAGGGGTTTGA
- a CDS encoding DUF362 domain-containing protein codes for MTRRAWLQSSTAALACLALPEYALGAAAEKNGASRVWMTKEISPEALVRIYEALGRPATGKAAVKISTGEPGGRNFLSPALIKGLVHRVNGTIVECNTAYGGKRSWTEDHLRAAKEHGFSDIARVDIMDAEGEFTIPVKDRKHLEYDIVGNHLKNYDFMINLAHFKGHAMGGFGGVIKNQSIGVASASGKAYIHSAGKTRDVAAVWNNLAAQDDFLESMAASAQAVADYFGDRILYINVMNKLSIDCDCDAHPHDPEMKDIGILASLDPVALDQACLDLVYAVKPSAGDNSKPLIERIESRHGRHTVDYAEQIGLGTRKYELKELEPQQGV; via the coding sequence ATGACGAGAAGAGCGTGGCTCCAGTCTTCCACCGCGGCCCTGGCGTGCCTGGCCTTGCCGGAATATGCGCTGGGCGCGGCCGCGGAGAAGAACGGAGCTTCCAGGGTATGGATGACAAAGGAGATTTCTCCGGAGGCTCTCGTAAGGATTTACGAGGCCCTGGGGCGTCCGGCCACGGGAAAGGCGGCCGTCAAGATCAGCACCGGGGAGCCGGGCGGCCGCAATTTCCTGAGTCCGGCCCTGATCAAGGGCCTGGTGCACCGCGTGAACGGCACCATCGTAGAGTGCAATACGGCTTACGGCGGCAAGCGGTCCTGGACGGAGGACCACCTCCGTGCCGCGAAGGAGCACGGTTTTTCCGACATTGCCAGGGTGGATATCATGGACGCGGAGGGAGAGTTCACCATCCCGGTGAAGGACAGGAAGCACCTGGAATACGATATCGTAGGGAACCATTTGAAGAATTATGATTTCATGATCAACCTGGCCCACTTCAAGGGGCACGCCATGGGCGGCTTCGGCGGCGTGATCAAGAACCAGTCCATCGGCGTGGCTTCCGCAAGCGGCAAGGCGTACATCCATTCCGCCGGAAAAACGCGGGACGTTGCCGCCGTGTGGAACAATCTGGCCGCGCAGGACGACTTTCTGGAGTCCATGGCCGCCTCCGCTCAGGCGGTGGCCGATTACTTCGGGGACAGGATTCTGTATATCAACGTGATGAACAAGCTGTCCATTGACTGCGATTGCGATGCCCACCCCCATGACCCGGAGATGAAGGACATCGGCATTCTGGCTTCCCTTGACCCGGTGGCGCTGGACCAGGCCTGCCTGGACCTCGTTTACGCCGTCAAGCCTTCCGCCGGAGACAACAGCAAACCCCTGATTGAGCGCATTGAAAGCCGCCATGGGCGGCACACGGTGGATTACGCCGAACAGATAGGCCTGGGTACCAGGAAGTATGAGCTGAAGGAGCTGGAACCGCAGCAGGGCGTTTAA
- a CDS encoding flavodoxin — MKTTSMICTLAVALMTGAGCSGQEQPKVSAEPSKVLIAYYSWGGNTKYAAAQIQKATGGTLFEIKPVKPYPSGYRECTVQAKKEIQEGVRPELAARVEDMGKYDVIFIGSPNWWSTIAPPVASFLASHDLSGKTVIPFVTHGGGGMARCGDEVRKLCPKSTVLKGGAFAGEGIRTARPALVKWVNDTITINK, encoded by the coding sequence ATGAAAACAACATCAATGATATGCACGCTGGCGGTCGCCCTGATGACGGGGGCCGGATGCTCGGGACAGGAACAGCCCAAGGTTTCCGCTGAACCCTCCAAGGTTCTCATTGCCTATTATTCATGGGGCGGCAATACGAAGTACGCCGCCGCGCAGATTCAGAAGGCGACGGGCGGAACCCTGTTTGAAATCAAGCCGGTCAAGCCTTACCCGTCCGGGTACCGGGAATGTACGGTACAGGCCAAAAAGGAGATTCAGGAAGGCGTCAGGCCGGAGCTGGCCGCCAGGGTGGAGGACATGGGCAAGTACGACGTGATTTTCATCGGCAGTCCCAACTGGTGGAGCACGATTGCGCCTCCGGTCGCCTCTTTCCTGGCAAGCCACGACCTTTCCGGCAAGACGGTGATTCCGTTTGTGACGCACGGAGGCGGCGGCATGGCGCGCTGCGGGGACGAGGTGCGGAAGCTGTGCCCCAAATCCACCGTTCTCAAGGGGGGAGCCTTTGCCGGGGAAGGGATCCGGACGGCCAGGCCCGCGCTGGTCAAGTGGGTCAATGACACGATCACCATCAACAAATAA
- a CDS encoding EamA family transporter encodes MAVYPITEPPGRLGVITAYLMIYVVWGSTYYFIGTALQGFPPFLLGGMRFCTAGLLLLLAGRARGEDIFRGPLVRKSAVSGIILLFVDMAVVMLAQQYLSSSLVAIIASSTAIWIIALDVPMWRRNFRSISVLAGIAAGFLGVGLLFAEQLGREEGGGQGAHGILLLVFGCVSWALGTLYAKYRSCAEEAVNNVGGAAWQMLAAGVMFWCWALVRKEPENMDWEEVPASAWLSLLYLVLFGSVLAYTSYIWLLKVRPAAEVGTHAYVNPLVAVVLGCAAGGEGMTWARMAGLFIILGSIALVRRTPPEDSAGKGRALSPAAAMAYRKGISCREPEK; translated from the coding sequence ATGGCTGTTTATCCAATCACGGAGCCGCCGGGCCGGCTGGGAGTCATCACCGCGTATCTGATGATTTACGTGGTGTGGGGGTCCACCTATTATTTTATCGGGACGGCGCTGCAGGGGTTCCCTCCGTTTCTGCTGGGCGGAATGCGCTTCTGCACGGCGGGGCTCCTTCTGCTGCTGGCCGGGCGGGCAAGGGGGGAGGATATTTTCCGGGGTCCCCTGGTCCGGAAGTCCGCCGTCAGCGGCATTATCCTCCTTTTCGTGGATATGGCCGTCGTCATGCTGGCCCAGCAGTATTTGAGCAGCAGCCTGGTGGCGATCATCGCATCGTCCACGGCCATCTGGATTATCGCGCTGGATGTTCCCATGTGGCGCAGGAATTTCCGGAGCATTTCCGTTTTGGCGGGGATAGCGGCCGGATTCCTGGGAGTAGGCCTTTTGTTCGCGGAGCAGCTTGGACGGGAGGAAGGGGGCGGCCAGGGCGCGCACGGTATCCTGCTGCTGGTTTTCGGCTGCGTTTCCTGGGCTTTGGGGACGCTGTACGCCAAGTACCGTTCCTGCGCGGAGGAGGCGGTCAACAATGTGGGCGGGGCGGCGTGGCAAATGCTCGCGGCGGGGGTGATGTTCTGGTGCTGGGCCCTCGTCCGGAAGGAGCCGGAGAACATGGATTGGGAGGAAGTTCCTGCTTCCGCGTGGCTGTCACTCCTTTATCTGGTGCTGTTCGGCTCCGTCCTGGCGTACACCAGCTATATCTGGCTGCTGAAGGTTCGTCCGGCGGCGGAAGTAGGCACGCACGCCTATGTGAACCCCCTGGTGGCCGTCGTCCTGGGGTGCGCGGCGGGAGGGGAAGGGATGACGTGGGCGCGGATGGCCGGGCTGTTCATCATCCTGGGGAGCATCGCGCTGGTGAGGAGAACGCCTCCGGAAGATTCCGCCGGGAAAGGGCGCGCGCTTTCCCCTGCGGCCGCCATGGCGTACAGAAAGGGAATATCGTGCCGGGAACCTGAAAAATGA
- a CDS encoding DUF3737 family protein, producing MTKKMIKNTSYEGERPLFASHHLRLEDVTIYPGESALKECSDIEAVRCEFRGKYPFWHNDGLLIENCLFREGARAAIWYSRNLRMKDTRVEAPKMFRDMDGMVLENVVLTDALECCWHCRNAELRNVQAEHGDYLFMHGENMDIDGFRLNGNYSFQYCRNVVIRNAEIHSKDAFWNTEDVTVYDSVVDGEYLGWHSKNLRLVNCRISGTQALCYAENLVLENCTFGEDADLCFEYSSVQAEIKGRVHSVKNPRSGRIVAEEYGEVILDEHCKAPANCSIETGKTQSGEAA from the coding sequence ATGACCAAGAAAATGATTAAGAATACTTCCTACGAGGGGGAGCGCCCCTTGTTTGCCTCCCATCATCTGAGGCTGGAAGACGTCACGATTTATCCGGGAGAGTCCGCCCTGAAGGAATGCTCCGACATTGAAGCCGTACGGTGCGAGTTCCGGGGGAAGTACCCTTTCTGGCACAACGACGGCTTGCTGATTGAGAATTGCCTGTTCAGGGAAGGCGCCCGAGCCGCCATCTGGTATTCCCGGAACCTGCGCATGAAGGATACGCGGGTGGAAGCCCCCAAGATGTTCCGGGACATGGACGGGATGGTTCTGGAGAACGTGGTCCTGACGGACGCCCTGGAATGCTGCTGGCACTGCCGGAACGCGGAGCTGCGCAACGTACAGGCGGAGCACGGGGATTACCTGTTCATGCACGGGGAGAATATGGACATTGACGGTTTCCGGCTGAACGGGAACTACTCCTTCCAGTATTGCAGGAATGTGGTGATCCGGAATGCGGAGATTCATTCCAAGGACGCCTTCTGGAATACGGAGGACGTGACGGTGTACGATTCCGTGGTGGACGGGGAATACCTGGGCTGGCATTCCAAAAACCTCCGCCTGGTGAATTGCCGTATTTCCGGCACGCAGGCATTGTGCTACGCGGAGAACCTGGTGCTGGAAAACTGCACGTTCGGGGAGGATGCGGACCTTTGTTTTGAATATTCCTCCGTGCAGGCGGAAATCAAGGGGCGCGTGCACAGCGTCAAGAACCCGCGCAGCGGACGCATCGTGGCGGAAGAGTACGGGGAGGTTATTTTGGACGAGCATTGCAAGGCTCCGGCCAACTGCTCCATTGAAACGGGAAAAACGCAGTCGGGAGAAGCAGCATGA
- a CDS encoding aldo/keto reductase encodes MEEVTLNNGVVMPILGFGVFQIPDAAECERCVLDAIGAGYRSIDTAQIYGNEEAVGRAAEKSGVPREELFLTTKVWITNGGYEKAKASIDESLRKLRTDYVDLLLIHQPFNDYYGTYRAMEEANRAGKVRAIGVSNFYPDRFVDLAEFCEIKPAVNQVETHVFNQQVKARELMAKYSTRMESWGPFAEGRNGFFTNPVLKDIGEKYGKTPAQTALRFLIQRGVIVIPKTTHRERMEENFNVFDFELSQEDMGAIARLDRGESLFLCHQDPESVLYLINYGK; translated from the coding sequence ATGGAAGAAGTTACATTAAACAACGGAGTTGTCATGCCCATCCTGGGCTTTGGAGTTTTTCAGATTCCCGACGCCGCAGAGTGCGAGCGCTGCGTGCTGGACGCGATCGGCGCCGGCTACCGTTCCATTGATACGGCCCAGATTTACGGCAATGAGGAGGCCGTAGGCCGCGCGGCGGAGAAGAGCGGGGTGCCGCGCGAGGAATTGTTCCTCACCACGAAGGTGTGGATTACCAACGGCGGGTATGAAAAGGCGAAGGCTTCCATTGACGAGTCCCTGCGCAAGCTGCGCACGGATTACGTGGACCTGCTGCTCATCCACCAGCCCTTCAACGATTATTACGGCACTTACCGGGCCATGGAAGAGGCTAACCGGGCCGGAAAGGTCCGTGCCATCGGCGTGAGCAATTTTTATCCGGACCGTTTTGTGGACCTGGCGGAGTTCTGCGAGATCAAGCCCGCCGTCAACCAGGTGGAAACGCACGTGTTCAACCAGCAGGTGAAGGCCCGGGAGCTGATGGCGAAGTACAGTACCAGGATGGAATCCTGGGGGCCCTTCGCGGAAGGCCGCAATGGATTTTTCACGAATCCGGTGCTGAAGGACATCGGAGAGAAGTACGGCAAGACTCCGGCGCAGACGGCCCTGCGCTTCCTGATCCAGCGCGGCGTCATCGTCATTCCGAAGACGACCCACCGGGAAAGGATGGAGGAGAATTTCAACGTCTTTGACTTTGAACTTTCCCAGGAGGACATGGGGGCCATCGCCAGGCTGGACCGCGGAGAGAGCCTTTTCCTGTGCCATCAGGACCCCGAATCAGTCCTGTACCTGATCAATTACGGAAAGTAA